The following proteins are encoded in a genomic region of Hoeflea phototrophica DFL-43:
- a CDS encoding NfeD family protein, producing the protein MISALASELGPWSWWIIGLVFLGLEILIPGVFLLWIGLAALVVGALSFMFWDMAAWSWQLQFLIFAVLSLVFAMVGRRVSRAGGDSDQPMLNRRVEGLVGRTATLEEPIAEGQGRIRLDDTTWIVHGPELPAGARVRIVAAQSGSLTVEAV; encoded by the coding sequence ATGATCAGCGCCTTGGCAAGCGAACTCGGCCCATGGAGCTGGTGGATCATCGGGCTCGTCTTTCTGGGCCTCGAGATTCTTATCCCTGGCGTCTTTCTGCTCTGGATCGGGCTTGCGGCACTGGTGGTTGGCGCTCTGTCCTTCATGTTCTGGGACATGGCGGCATGGAGCTGGCAGCTGCAGTTTTTGATCTTCGCCGTGCTGTCTCTTGTCTTTGCCATGGTCGGCCGTCGGGTGTCTCGCGCCGGCGGCGACAGCGATCAGCCGATGCTCAACCGCCGGGTTGAGGGCCTTGTCGGCCGGACAGCGACCCTAGAAGAGCCAATTGCGGAAGGTCAGGGCCGGATCAGGCTTGATGACACCACATGGATTGTCCATGGACCTGAGCTGCCCGCGGGTGCGCGCGTGCGCATCGTAGCGGCGCAGTCCGGAAGTCTGACAGTGGAAGCGGTCTGA
- a CDS encoding KpsF/GutQ family sugar-phosphate isomerase, producing MKKILSNFPAEEILGSAGRTIQTERTGLDALAAALENGLSEPFVRAVEALGSISGRVIVTGVGKSGHVGAKIAATLASTGTPSQFVHPAEANHGDLGMITRDDAIIVLSWSGETAELKGILAYSRRFQIPLIAFTSGSSSTLAREADIVLGLPREQEACPHGLAPTTSTLMQLALGDALAVALLESKGFTAGDFHTFHPGGQLGANLAHVADVMHTGGAVPLVPSGTLAPDAVMTLSERKFGCVGVTDASGCLIGIVTDGDVARNLGKNLVDQPIDAIMTRNPKTIAPTALASTAMAILNKNAIGALIVTDENQMPLGIVHFHDLLRIGVA from the coding sequence ATGAAGAAGATACTTTCAAACTTTCCTGCCGAAGAGATTCTGGGGTCGGCGGGACGCACCATACAGACCGAGAGAACCGGTCTTGATGCGCTGGCCGCGGCACTGGAAAACGGGCTTTCCGAACCGTTTGTACGTGCAGTTGAAGCACTCGGCTCGATCTCAGGACGGGTTATTGTTACCGGCGTGGGCAAAAGCGGCCATGTCGGCGCAAAGATTGCAGCTACGCTGGCCTCCACCGGCACTCCATCACAATTTGTACATCCGGCAGAGGCCAATCACGGTGATCTCGGCATGATCACCCGCGATGATGCGATAATAGTGCTGTCATGGTCTGGAGAAACGGCAGAACTAAAGGGCATTCTTGCCTATTCCCGGCGTTTTCAGATCCCGCTGATTGCCTTTACTTCGGGAAGCAGTTCGACGCTTGCGCGTGAGGCCGACATCGTTCTGGGGCTGCCGCGCGAACAGGAGGCATGCCCTCATGGCCTAGCGCCAACGACTTCGACCCTGATGCAATTGGCCCTTGGAGATGCGCTGGCCGTGGCGCTTCTGGAATCCAAGGGTTTCACCGCAGGTGATTTCCACACCTTCCATCCCGGAGGCCAGCTTGGTGCGAACCTCGCCCATGTCGCTGATGTCATGCACACTGGCGGTGCCGTGCCTCTGGTCCCCTCGGGAACTCTGGCCCCGGATGCAGTCATGACATTGTCAGAGAGAAAGTTCGGCTGTGTCGGTGTCACCGATGCGTCGGGCTGCCTGATCGGAATTGTCACCGATGGCGATGTGGCCCGCAACCTCGGCAAGAACCTGGTTGATCAACCGATTGACGCGATCATGACCCGGAACCCGAAAACCATTGCTCCAACCGCGCTGGCGAGCACGGCAATGGCGATTTTGAACAAGAATGCGATTGGCGCGCTGATCGTGACCGATGAGAACCAGATGCCGCTTGGCATCGTGCATTTCCACGATCTGCTGAGGATCGGCGTGGCCTGA
- a CDS encoding outer membrane beta-barrel protein encodes MRDCKTRFQTSLAARTIRHGLGVSTACLFVGMVTAHAQTASSGSTLIERSPLRGTTASTPQSTGPYRASTLYGALPGNRDTTDDGPEDEAVFDSTGTASSVQLPQATGSISTVAEVDQADLDYAASLARQNPRIESVDGLPVAPVADPDGVPGFMIGSLTLRPTLSQRIVHESVRFSDSKTSRVYSETTLSGTVFSDWARHELSLTGSGTWQENLSGTGTESPNANLDALLRLDLINDITATVGAGYSYYEESQTDPNAIAGATTQSGIHEARASFGLQKEFGLLRGTSTVELTRTMYGNATLADGSSVNVDDRDTLDVEFTKRIGYAISPALIPFIEASVGREKYDQKIDSTGAERSSNTYAIRAGAEIDLGEKLSGEFAAGYLRRSLDDAQLDDISGLTLDGDLVWSPQRGTELNLGLATTVEAATTAGEAGAVVYEFDSGLSHELNSALVARLGATYEYRDYDSGSNRSNQTGYGASAGLTWNINRYLDMDADASYEKIDEPGRTDEETVRVGLGLRLRR; translated from the coding sequence ATGCGCGATTGTAAAACAAGATTTCAGACGTCACTGGCGGCCCGCACCATCCGCCATGGCCTTGGCGTGTCGACCGCCTGCCTGTTCGTCGGCATGGTCACCGCGCACGCACAAACAGCATCCAGCGGAAGCACACTGATCGAGCGGTCTCCTCTGCGCGGAACCACAGCGTCCACACCGCAATCAACCGGCCCCTACCGTGCTTCGACACTCTATGGTGCCCTGCCCGGAAACCGGGACACCACGGACGATGGACCGGAAGACGAAGCGGTGTTCGACAGCACGGGGACAGCCAGTTCCGTGCAACTCCCGCAAGCCACCGGTTCAATATCCACTGTTGCGGAGGTGGACCAGGCGGATTTGGATTATGCCGCAAGTCTGGCGCGCCAGAACCCCCGCATTGAAAGCGTTGACGGATTGCCCGTTGCACCTGTCGCGGACCCTGATGGTGTTCCGGGCTTCATGATCGGCAGCTTGACGCTGCGGCCAACCCTCAGTCAGCGCATTGTCCACGAATCGGTCCGTTTCAGTGATAGCAAAACCAGCCGCGTCTACAGCGAGACCACGCTTTCAGGCACGGTTTTTTCTGACTGGGCGCGCCATGAGCTCTCCCTGACCGGATCGGGAACCTGGCAGGAGAACCTGTCGGGAACCGGCACGGAATCGCCAAATGCCAACCTTGACGCGCTGCTGCGCCTTGACCTGATCAACGACATCACCGCGACGGTCGGTGCTGGCTACAGCTACTATGAGGAAAGCCAAACCGACCCCAACGCCATTGCGGGCGCCACCACACAGTCCGGCATCCATGAGGCCCGGGCCAGCTTCGGCCTGCAAAAGGAATTCGGATTGCTGCGGGGAACGTCAACCGTTGAACTTACCCGCACAATGTATGGCAATGCGACACTTGCGGATGGCAGCAGTGTGAACGTCGATGACCGTGACACACTCGACGTCGAGTTCACCAAACGCATCGGCTACGCCATTTCCCCTGCGCTGATTCCATTCATCGAGGCTTCGGTGGGCCGGGAGAAATACGACCAGAAAATAGATTCAACCGGCGCAGAACGCTCGTCCAACACCTATGCCATCAGAGCTGGTGCGGAAATCGATCTGGGCGAAAAGCTTTCCGGCGAATTCGCGGCCGGCTATCTGCGCCGCTCTCTGGACGATGCCCAACTCGACGACATTTCGGGATTGACGCTTGATGGCGATCTGGTCTGGTCGCCACAGCGTGGCACAGAGCTCAATCTCGGACTTGCCACGACAGTGGAGGCCGCGACGACCGCCGGCGAAGCCGGCGCAGTCGTCTATGAGTTCGACAGCGGCCTGTCGCATGAGCTCAACAGCGCGCTCGTCGCCCGGCTCGGTGCGACTTATGAGTACCGGGACTATGACAGCGGTTCAAACCGCAGCAATCAAACGGGCTATGGCGCGTCCGCCGGCCTGACCTGGAACATCAACCGCTACCTCGATATGGATGCGGATGCCAGCTACGAGAAAATCGACGAACCCGGCCGCACCGATGAGGAAACCGTCCGGGTCGGCCTTGGACTTCGGCTGCGGCGTTGA
- the galU gene encoding UTP--glucose-1-phosphate uridylyltransferase GalU, giving the protein MTTTRKIKKAVLPVAGLGTRFLPATKAVPKEMLTVVDKPVVQYVVEEAMDAGIEHFVFVTGRNKGVIEDHFDIQTELEATLRERGKTVELKSLEDMLPSAGATSFTRQQAPHGLGHAVWCARDIVGSEPFALLLPDMVMRAEVGCMTGMVELYAAVGGNIVAVGECDPELTHKYGIVGKGEELKGGFRITEMVEKPAKGTAPSNYFINGRYILEPEIFDILAHQERGAGNEIQLTDAMLKLAESQPFSAYRFGGDTYDCGSKDGFILANVAYALARPDIKPMVAEGLKRLIAAS; this is encoded by the coding sequence ATGACGACAACGCGTAAGATCAAAAAAGCGGTTCTGCCGGTTGCCGGATTGGGGACACGTTTTCTGCCTGCCACAAAAGCCGTGCCCAAGGAAATGCTGACCGTGGTGGACAAGCCGGTGGTGCAGTATGTGGTGGAAGAGGCAATGGACGCCGGGATCGAGCATTTTGTTTTTGTGACCGGCCGCAACAAGGGTGTCATCGAAGATCATTTCGACATTCAGACCGAGCTCGAAGCAACCTTGCGCGAGCGTGGCAAGACGGTTGAACTGAAATCGCTCGAGGACATGTTGCCCTCGGCAGGGGCAACCAGCTTCACCCGGCAGCAGGCGCCGCACGGTCTTGGACATGCAGTCTGGTGCGCACGCGATATTGTTGGAAGCGAACCCTTTGCCCTGCTGTTGCCGGACATGGTCATGCGCGCCGAGGTTGGATGTATGACCGGAATGGTCGAACTCTATGCCGCCGTTGGCGGGAACATCGTCGCTGTTGGCGAATGTGATCCTGAACTGACCCACAAATACGGCATCGTTGGCAAGGGCGAGGAACTGAAAGGCGGTTTCCGTATTACCGAGATGGTGGAGAAACCGGCCAAGGGGACCGCTCCGTCAAACTACTTCATCAATGGTCGCTACATTCTTGAACCGGAGATTTTTGACATCCTGGCACATCAGGAACGCGGTGCAGGCAACGAAATCCAGCTCACGGACGCCATGTTGAAACTTGCCGAGAGTCAGCCTTTTTCGGCCTACCGGTTCGGCGGTGACACCTATGATTGCGGATCCAAGGATGGGTTTATCCTGGCCAATGTGGCCTATGCATTAGCCCGGCCTGATATCAAGCCGATGGTTGCGGAAGGCCTCAAGCGATTGATCGCAGCATCCTGA
- a CDS encoding lytic murein transglycosylase: MLRSPLSLIRATAVSLAIGIAAPLPAKADAGFRQWVASFYSTAAKSGITQATYNAAFNGVTAPDPRVLEKARFQPEFTTKVWDYLDSRVNPYTIAKGREMQARHARTLAAIERKFGIDASVLLAIWSMESNFGEILTKTDRLHYVPQALATLAYGDRKRAKFARQQLVAALKILQSGDIAAREMTGSWAGAMGHTQFIPTSYLAFAVDADGNGHRDIWNSIPDALATAANLLKKNGWRTGETWGYESIAPRGGSKYEGQTKTLSQWAALGFTRPGGKGFPVGNRRAELKMPGGANGPAFLMTKNFFVLKRYNNSDSYALAVGVLADEIAGFGGVDQRWPRPPGTLDVKEKFELQTRLKQLGFYDGEIDGNIGSGSRAAIASFQSRAGLTGEALPSQKVLEAIRRYQ; the protein is encoded by the coding sequence ATGCTCCGATCACCCCTAAGTCTGATCCGCGCCACAGCCGTGAGCCTTGCGATCGGCATTGCCGCTCCGCTTCCTGCAAAAGCAGATGCCGGATTCCGGCAATGGGTTGCGAGCTTCTACAGCACTGCAGCCAAGTCCGGCATTACGCAGGCAACCTACAATGCGGCGTTCAACGGCGTGACCGCGCCCGACCCGCGGGTGCTGGAAAAAGCACGCTTCCAGCCTGAGTTCACCACCAAGGTGTGGGACTACCTCGATTCACGCGTCAACCCTTATACCATCGCCAAAGGCCGGGAAATGCAGGCCCGCCACGCCAGAACCCTGGCTGCCATCGAGCGAAAGTTCGGAATTGACGCCTCGGTGCTGCTCGCGATTTGGTCCATGGAATCCAATTTCGGCGAGATTCTGACAAAAACAGACCGGCTTCATTACGTTCCGCAGGCCCTCGCAACACTCGCCTATGGCGATCGCAAGCGCGCCAAATTTGCCCGTCAGCAACTCGTTGCAGCCCTCAAGATTCTGCAATCCGGTGACATTGCGGCACGCGAGATGACTGGCTCCTGGGCCGGAGCTATGGGCCACACCCAGTTCATCCCCACCAGCTATCTCGCCTTCGCAGTCGATGCAGATGGCAATGGCCATCGTGACATCTGGAATTCCATTCCCGATGCATTGGCAACCGCTGCAAACCTGCTCAAGAAGAACGGCTGGCGGACAGGCGAGACCTGGGGTTACGAATCGATCGCTCCGCGCGGAGGATCGAAATACGAGGGTCAGACCAAGACGCTCTCGCAATGGGCAGCTCTGGGCTTCACCCGTCCGGGCGGCAAAGGGTTTCCCGTCGGCAACCGGCGCGCGGAACTCAAAATGCCCGGAGGGGCAAACGGCCCGGCGTTCCTGATGACCAAGAACTTTTTTGTCCTCAAGCGCTACAACAACTCCGACAGCTACGCACTGGCAGTTGGCGTCCTGGCTGATGAAATCGCAGGTTTCGGCGGCGTCGATCAGCGCTGGCCCCGCCCACCGGGCACTCTTGACGTGAAGGAAAAGTTCGAACTCCAAACACGATTGAAGCAACTCGGCTTCTATGACGGTGAGATCGACGGCAACATCGGCTCGGGTTCACGCGCTGCAATTGCTTCCTTCCAAAGCCGCGCAGGCTTGACCGGAGAAGCGCTTCCGTCGCAAAAGGTACTCGAAGCGATCCGCCGCTACCAATAG
- a CDS encoding SGNH/GDSL hydrolase family protein, which yields MAPALLATQTATPASAQERVERKSILQLLFGRKNTVRQETRRTSRVKRTQRRAEPAAVPAPAQDIEKLENARKILVLGDFIAGGAADGLREAFAEAPGVVVVDRSNGSSGLVRDDYYDWLGEAPAILAEIQPSIIVVQLGSNDRQQLVVDGESEAVRSPKWLIEYERRTREFITRLRAANAPLLWVGLPAFQSAAMTSDIVALNGIFRKQVALAGGEFIDIWDGFVDESGKFIFTGSDINGQQVRLRGSDGINVTRAGRRKIAFYIEKPARRLLGDAASVNVTTLGTQNLPEIFMPPAPGDTPAAIMRTRPVAMTDPDLDGGSALLGEMPATASLVRSPRDQLVIDGMLSDAPEGRADNFAWPRSEP from the coding sequence ATGGCGCCAGCCCTGCTCGCCACGCAGACCGCTACGCCCGCCTCGGCGCAAGAGCGGGTCGAGCGCAAGTCAATCCTGCAACTTCTTTTTGGGAGAAAAAATACGGTCCGGCAGGAAACCCGGCGGACCAGCCGGGTCAAGAGAACCCAACGCAGAGCAGAACCGGCCGCCGTTCCAGCACCAGCACAAGACATCGAGAAACTTGAAAATGCACGAAAGATACTTGTCTTGGGGGATTTCATTGCCGGTGGCGCCGCTGACGGATTGCGCGAGGCCTTTGCCGAAGCACCCGGTGTCGTGGTCGTTGACAGAAGCAACGGATCCTCGGGGCTTGTTCGGGACGATTACTACGATTGGTTGGGAGAAGCTCCGGCAATTCTTGCAGAAATCCAGCCATCCATCATTGTGGTCCAGCTCGGATCCAATGATCGGCAACAGCTTGTGGTCGATGGAGAGAGCGAAGCCGTACGCTCTCCAAAATGGCTGATCGAATACGAACGCCGCACACGGGAATTCATAACGCGCCTGCGGGCCGCAAACGCGCCCTTGCTGTGGGTTGGTCTTCCCGCATTTCAGTCGGCTGCCATGACCAGCGATATTGTCGCACTCAACGGGATATTCCGAAAACAGGTCGCGCTCGCCGGCGGCGAATTCATCGATATCTGGGACGGGTTTGTGGATGAGAGCGGCAAGTTCATTTTCACCGGGTCCGATATCAATGGCCAGCAGGTGCGATTGCGGGGATCAGACGGGATCAACGTCACTCGCGCTGGGCGGCGCAAGATTGCATTCTACATCGAAAAACCCGCGCGCCGCCTTCTTGGCGATGCGGCTTCGGTGAACGTCACAACATTGGGCACTCAAAACCTGCCTGAGATTTTCATGCCGCCCGCACCGGGCGATACGCCCGCCGCGATCATGCGCACACGACCTGTCGCGATGACCGACCCGGATCTCGACGGCGGTTCCGCACTTCTGGGCGAAATGCCGGCGACCGCCAGTCTGGTCAGGTCTCCGCGTGACCAGCTGGTGATTGACGGGATGTTGTCTGACGCGCCTGAAGGCCGCGCCGACAACTTTGCCTGGCCACGATCGGAACCGTAA
- a CDS encoding glutamate synthase subunit beta, with protein MGKVTGFLEIDRQTAKYQPASDRIRHFREFSIRMSDEEVTKQAARCMDCGIPYCHGPTGCPVHNQIPDWNDLVYNGNWEEAIRNLHSTNNFPEFTGRICPAPCEEACTLNLEDAPVAIKTVEQAIADKAYEMGFIVPQAITSKTGKKVAVVGSGPAGMAAAQQLGRAGHEVHVYERESRPGGLLRYGIPDFKMEKHFIDRRIEQMEGEGVTFFCNVNVGVDKTTEELLGAYDAVLYCGGSEKPRDVGIPGAELIGVHDAMPYLVQQNKRVARESIDNVGWPSEPVLAGGKHVVVIGGGDTASDCVGTAFRQGAVRVTQLDIRPQPPEKEDKLAVWPYWATKMRTSSSQAEGAVREFQVGTLELIGENGILSAVKCCQVDEKRKPIAGSEFLIKADLVFVAIGFRGAYDDGVISELGDRLSISQDRRGSTNVAASDTDYKTSVDKLWAAGDVRRGQSLVVWAIREGRQAARAIDMSLMGATDLPS; from the coding sequence ATGGGTAAGGTAACGGGTTTTCTCGAAATCGACCGGCAGACGGCGAAGTATCAGCCGGCATCTGACCGGATTCGCCATTTCCGCGAGTTCTCCATCCGGATGAGCGATGAGGAAGTGACCAAGCAGGCGGCGCGCTGCATGGATTGCGGCATTCCCTATTGCCACGGGCCGACCGGTTGTCCAGTGCACAACCAGATCCCCGACTGGAACGATCTGGTCTATAACGGCAATTGGGAAGAGGCGATCCGCAACCTGCATTCGACCAACAACTTCCCCGAATTCACTGGCCGCATCTGCCCGGCGCCGTGCGAGGAGGCCTGCACGCTCAACCTCGAGGACGCACCGGTCGCGATCAAGACTGTCGAACAGGCGATTGCCGACAAGGCCTATGAAATGGGCTTCATCGTGCCGCAGGCGATTACCAGCAAAACCGGCAAGAAGGTTGCGGTGGTCGGATCGGGCCCGGCCGGAATGGCGGCGGCGCAGCAGCTTGGCCGTGCCGGACACGAGGTCCATGTCTATGAGCGTGAGAGCCGCCCGGGTGGCTTGCTGCGCTATGGCATTCCTGACTTCAAGATGGAGAAGCACTTCATCGACCGCCGCATCGAACAGATGGAAGGCGAGGGCGTGACCTTCTTCTGCAACGTCAATGTCGGCGTCGACAAGACGACGGAAGAGCTGCTCGGCGCCTATGATGCCGTGCTGTATTGCGGTGGTTCGGAAAAGCCGCGCGATGTCGGCATTCCGGGTGCGGAGCTTATCGGCGTCCATGATGCGATGCCCTATCTGGTGCAGCAAAACAAGCGCGTGGCGCGCGAGAGCATCGACAATGTCGGCTGGCCGTCCGAACCAGTCCTTGCCGGCGGCAAGCATGTGGTGGTGATCGGTGGCGGTGACACTGCGTCCGACTGTGTGGGCACGGCCTTCCGGCAGGGCGCTGTCCGGGTGACCCAGCTCGACATCCGTCCGCAGCCGCCAGAGAAGGAAGACAAGCTTGCCGTGTGGCCCTATTGGGCAACCAAGATGCGGACTTCCTCCTCGCAGGCTGAAGGTGCAGTCCGGGAGTTTCAGGTCGGCACGCTGGAGCTGATTGGCGAAAACGGCATTCTGTCTGCAGTCAAATGCTGCCAGGTTGATGAAAAGCGCAAGCCGATTGCCGGCAGCGAATTCCTGATCAAGGCGGATCTGGTGTTCGTCGCGATCGGTTTCCGTGGCGCCTATGATGATGGCGTCATCAGCGAACTTGGCGACAGACTATCGATCAGTCAGGACCGCCGCGGCTCGACCAATGTTGCTGCCAGTGACACCGACTACAAGACGTCGGTGGACAAGCTATGGGCTGCAGGGGATGTGCGCCGTGGCCAGAGCCTGGTGGTCTGGGCGATTCGTGAGGGGCGTCAGGCTGCGCGTGCAATCGATATGAGCCTGATGGGTGCGACTGATCTTCCAAGCTGA
- a CDS encoding heavy metal-binding domain-containing protein: protein MITSTTNSIEARQIVEYKGIVTGEAILGTNIFRDFFAGIRDIVGGRSGAYEKSLREAREIALAEMQDEAARQGANAVIGVDLDYENISAGGSSSMLMVSASGTAVVLR, encoded by the coding sequence ATGATCACATCAACCACCAACTCGATCGAAGCCCGGCAGATTGTGGAATACAAAGGGATCGTCACCGGAGAGGCGATTCTTGGCACAAACATCTTTCGTGATTTCTTTGCCGGTATTCGCGACATCGTTGGCGGACGTTCCGGGGCCTACGAAAAGTCCCTGCGCGAAGCACGCGAGATTGCGCTTGCAGAAATGCAGGACGAAGCGGCCCGACAGGGTGCCAATGCCGTGATCGGCGTTGATCTCGATTATGAAAACATCTCCGCTGGTGGCAGTTCCTCGATGCTGATGGTCTCAGCTTCGGGGACGGCCGTGGTACTCAGGTGA